In Fibrobacter sp. UBA4297, the following proteins share a genomic window:
- a CDS encoding polyprenyl synthetase family protein, which yields MSPTKADFKAVLSQARDLVKVELDKTEQVIMQVAKNAPAGISDRLVTLFSRKGKRIRSTLLCLLANCGSQKPDIDRVAHACAAVELLHLASLVHDDIIDGTDVRRGQKTAHREWGTQVAVLIGDYVLSQSMRCVIDEKVRNVPLIISDAADKLIVGEILELDHCGDMGLSRKAYNEIIDGKTAALIDAAARIGGILAGFDQPMVEECAKMGTHFGIAFQIIDDLLDYGYGSVNMDKAKFTDLSNGLITLPLLYYFEDCTVEERHEMEGFIAKASAEGIPEKIQDRLFAKKSFAKAKAEAQDHLEQALAIADKFPKSNFTEEITAMFSSMSDRGN from the coding sequence ATGAGTCCGACGAAAGCCGACTTCAAAGCCGTTTTATCCCAAGCTCGCGACTTGGTAAAAGTGGAGTTAGACAAGACAGAACAGGTCATTATGCAGGTGGCAAAGAATGCCCCCGCAGGGATTAGTGACCGCCTTGTAACGCTATTTAGTCGCAAAGGCAAGCGCATCCGTTCGACGCTCCTTTGCCTGCTCGCAAACTGCGGCTCGCAAAAGCCGGATATCGACCGTGTAGCACACGCCTGCGCAGCCGTAGAACTTTTGCACCTCGCAAGCCTCGTGCACGACGATATCATTGACGGCACGGACGTCCGCCGCGGGCAAAAGACTGCCCATCGCGAATGGGGTACGCAAGTGGCCGTGTTGATTGGCGACTATGTGCTTTCGCAGTCCATGCGTTGCGTCATTGACGAAAAAGTTCGTAACGTACCGCTGATTATTTCGGATGCAGCCGACAAACTGATTGTCGGTGAAATTCTGGAGCTCGACCATTGCGGTGACATGGGACTTTCTCGCAAGGCTTACAACGAAATCATCGATGGAAAGACCGCAGCGCTCATTGACGCTGCAGCACGCATCGGTGGCATTTTGGCTGGTTTCGACCAACCGATGGTCGAGGAATGCGCCAAGATGGGCACACACTTTGGAATCGCTTTCCAGATTATCGATGACCTGCTGGACTACGGCTATGGTTCCGTGAACATGGACAAGGCGAAGTTCACCGATCTCTCGAACGGCCTCATCACATTGCCGCTCCTCTATTACTTTGAGGACTGCACCGTAGAAGAACGCCACGAAATGGAAGGCTTTATCGCAAAGGCTTCTGCAGAAGGCATTCCTGAAAAGATTCAGGACCGTCTGTTTGCAAAGAAGAGCTTTGCGAAGGCAAAGGCCGAAGCCCAGGATCACTTGGAACAAGCGCTAGCCATTGCCGACAAATTTCCGAAGAGCAACTTCACCGAAGAAATTACCGCCATGTTCTCGAGCATGAGCGATCGCGGGAACTAA